The genomic stretch GGCGCGCCACTCGTCGGCCACCGGGCCGCTCAGGGCTGTACCGGGCACGTCCACGCCGAACACGCGGTGCGCGGCCTGCGGATGCTCACGCCTGAAGGCCGCCTCCCACACCGGGAGGTCACCGGGCGCGGGCGGCGCGGGCATCAGCAGGAAGTTCCCCCACCAGAACGTGGGGTTCGCGGGCGACCGGACGACCGTGCTGTCCGGGAGGACCTGTACGAGGCTGCCCTCCTGGCGACGCAGCGCGACGTCCGTGAAGTAACCGAGGGACCGGGTCATGCCGCCCAGGCTAGCGGGCCGGGTGGCGGGCACGCCTGCGCCATCTGGCGCACCACCGTCCGGGTCAGGGCGTGTCGGCTGTCTGGCTGGCGCGGTACTCGGCCAGCGCGCGTTCCTCGGCGGGAATGCGGATGCCGAGCAGCAACGCGGCGTTCAGGAGCGTGTACGCGAGCGCGGTGCGCCACGCGCCCACCGCCAGTGGGGCCGTGGCGATTTCCAGCGCGACCACGGCGTAGTTCGGGTGCCGCAGGTACCGGAAGGGGCCGCCCGTGACGCGCTGCCCGCCGGGCACGATCAGGATGCGGGTGTTCCAGTAGCGTCCCAGCGTGCGGATCACCCAGTAGCGCAGCGGCTGCGCCAGGATGAACAGCGCCAGCGCCCACGGGTTCACGCGGCCCCGCCCGGCGCGGCCCTCCAGCAGGGTCAGGAGCATCCAGGTGGGGTGCAGCACGAAGAACAGCGGGTAGTGCGACTGGCCGTACTCCCGCGCGCCGTGCTCGCGCGCCCAGCGTTCGTTCGAGCGGGCGACGCGCAGTTCCAGCAGGCGCTGCACGACCAGGAACGCGAACAGCCAGCCTGCCGTGGTGCGGGCCTTCACAGGTCCCCCCGCAGCAGCGTGTCGGCGGCGTCGTCGGCGTCCAGGTCGCCCCGAGCGACGCGGGCGTACAGGTCGCGGCCCAGCTCACGCGCGCGCCTCAGCAGGCGCTCCTGCACCAGGGTACGGACCTCCAGCGCCGCTCTCGCCTCGCGGCGGCGTTGCAGGCCCTCATCGCCCAGGTGCGCGCGGTGCGCCTCGACGGCCGCCACGACCGCCTTGGTGCCCTCGCCCTTCGCGGCGACAGTGCGGCGGATCGGGGCGAACCAGGTGTGCTCGTCGTGCGCGCCGAGGCCCTGCGCGGCCATCAGTTCACGGACAGTGCGGTCCGCGCCGGGCAGGTCGGCCTTGTTCACGGCGATCACGTCCGCGATCTCCATGATCCCGGCCTTGAAGGCCTGCACGCCGTCCCCCCCGGCAGGCGTGAGCACAAGCAGGGTGTGGTCGCAGGCGGCCGCGACGTCCACCTCGGACTGCCCGACGCCCACCGTCTCGAGGATCACCCAGTCGAAGCCCGCGCCTTCCATCAGCGCGAGGACACCCAGGGTGCGTTCGGACAGGCCGCCCAGCGCCCCCCGGCTGGCCAGGGACCGCACGAAGACCCCCTCGTCGGCGTGGTGCCGCAGCATGCGGATGCGGTCCCCGAGGATCGCGCCGCCGCTGTAGGGGCTGCTGGGGTCCACGGCGAGCACCGCGACCCGCTGCCCCCGCTGGCGCAGGAACGCGATCAGGGCGTCGGTCAGGGTGCTCTTGCCGCTGCCGGGGCTGCCGGTCACGCCCAGCACGACCGCGCGCGCGCCGCGTTCCCGGGCGGCGCGCAGCAGGGGGCGCGCCGCGGGCAGGCCAGCCTCGGCCAGGGTCACGGCGCGGGCCAGGGCGCGCAGATCCCCGGCGCGGTAGCGGTCCAGCAGCGGACCCGGTGGGGGCGCGAAGGGAGCGCTCACGGACTCCCCCGGTCAGGTGTGGGCAGGTGAGGGTGCATGTCCCTTCACCCTAGCGCACCCGCCCCGCCCCTTCCGGGAGGGGGCTACCGGGCATTCAGCCGTGCAGGACGCGCAGCACGTCCGCCGCGCCGTAGCCGGGCGTCCAGTCGCTCAGGGCGCCCAGTGCGTCGCCGCTGGTCAGCAGGCCGGGTTCGGTGAGCCCGCCGCGCTGCACCTGGGCGTACCCGGCGTCGGCCATCAGGGCGTTGCACAGGCACTTGCGGCCCTGCGCGGCGGCAGCGTCCCCACCCTTCGACACGAACGCGGCGACAGGTTCGGCCGGGCAGCGCCAGCCCACCCGGCCGGATTCGGTCTGGTAGGCCTCGCGCAGGTACCCCAGGTCGCACACGCGCTCGCGGGCGGCGTACACATCGGGCTGCGAGAGGGTGCCGGGCAGCGTGACCACCTTGAACGGGAAGCCCGTGGGCGACGCGAGGGGATCGGTGAACACGTCCAGCGCCCCGGACTGCGCGCGGGTCAGGACGTCGGCTTTCAGGTCGGCCCACAGCCCGGATTCCTGCGCGAAGGCGAACAGGGTGCCCACCTGAATCCCGGCCGCGCCCGCCGCCAGCGCGTCCCGCAGCGCCCCGGGGGTGCCGCAGCCGCCCGCCAGCCAGAACGGCAGGCCCAGGGCGCG from Deinococcus soli (ex Cha et al. 2016) encodes the following:
- a CDS encoding isoprenylcysteine carboxyl methyltransferase family protein; the protein is MKARTTAGWLFAFLVVQRLLELRVARSNERWAREHGAREYGQSHYPLFFVLHPTWMLLTLLEGRAGRGRVNPWALALFILAQPLRYWVIRTLGRYWNTRILIVPGGQRVTGGPFRYLRHPNYAVVALEIATAPLAVGAWRTALAYTLLNAALLLGIRIPAEERALAEYRASQTADTP
- the meaB gene encoding methylmalonyl Co-A mutase-associated GTPase MeaB, with amino-acid sequence MSAPFAPPPGPLLDRYRAGDLRALARAVTLAEAGLPAARPLLRAARERGARAVVLGVTGSPGSGKSTLTDALIAFLRQRGQRVAVLAVDPSSPYSGGAILGDRIRMLRHHADEGVFVRSLASRGALGGLSERTLGVLALMEGAGFDWVILETVGVGQSEVDVAAACDHTLLVLTPAGGDGVQAFKAGIMEIADVIAVNKADLPGADRTVRELMAAQGLGAHDEHTWFAPIRRTVAAKGEGTKAVVAAVEAHRAHLGDEGLQRRREARAALEVRTLVQERLLRRARELGRDLYARVARGDLDADDAADTLLRGDL